In one window of Dokdonia sp. PRO95 DNA:
- a CDS encoding head GIN domain-containing protein, with protein MKKLIALSFILLVSTQIHAQWWGKGVKGNGQEETETRNVGEYDEISIAGFFDVTLVAGNEGEITLQGESNLLDYVETEVNGDRLTIKVQNKQNLKTSYGKDIKIKIPFRDLDRVSLSGSGEIMSDDVIKANTFEVSVSGSGDVALIVEANRTESRVTGSGDLILKGYTKDHTVKVTGSGDIEAGRFKAEMVDAQVTGSGDIRVACEKSIKARVTGSGDIEYLGNPTKQDTKVSGSGDITRG; from the coding sequence ATGAAAAAATTAATCGCACTCAGTTTTATTCTTTTAGTAAGTACACAAATCCATGCGCAATGGTGGGGAAAGGGAGTAAAAGGTAATGGTCAAGAAGAAACCGAAACACGCAACGTGGGTGAATATGACGAGATAAGCATTGCAGGTTTCTTTGACGTGACACTTGTTGCAGGTAATGAAGGAGAAATCACATTACAAGGAGAAAGTAACTTACTAGATTATGTTGAAACAGAAGTAAACGGCGATAGACTTACTATCAAAGTTCAAAACAAACAAAATCTAAAGACGAGCTACGGAAAGGATATTAAAATTAAAATCCCTTTTAGAGATTTAGATCGTGTATCATTATCAGGATCTGGGGAGATTATGAGTGATGATGTAATCAAAGCAAATACTTTTGAGGTTTCTGTCTCAGGTTCTGGAGATGTTGCTCTTATTGTGGAGGCAAATCGCACAGAGAGTCGCGTTACAGGATCTGGTGATCTTATTCTCAAAGGCTACACAAAAGACCATACTGTAAAAGTTACTGGATCTGGTGATATAGAAGCAGGACGTTTTAAAGCAGAAATGGTAGATGCTCAGGTAACTGGATCTGGTGACATACGCGTAGCTTGTGAAAAAAGTATCAAAGCCCGTGTAACTGGGTCTGGAGATATTGAGTATCTGGGTAATCCAACAAAGCAAGACACTAAGGTTTCTGGATCTGGAGATATTACAAGAGGATAG
- a CDS encoding DUF2807 domain-containing protein — MKKIYMKGIAIAMLMFVTATVCAQRERVKGSRNVKDVSEVLRPFTDIKVTDGLEVTLIADSQPGYDLEMDDNLIELISFDVRDSLLLVSARKDIRSAKRLNITVRFVTLNSVSLDAKSKVKAQSILKADSFTGNFLDDSQFQGEIKATQATITANSNSKIEMDYMGDDLTVSVTDNAFAKADINTKKFTLSASERTDLELMGNAQTVTLDLKDNAECRAQTFNTDVINVIGVGSTTTIVTADQEIVVDLADKAQLQVYGEPKLTIERFTGTSKILKKEE, encoded by the coding sequence ATGAAAAAAATATATATGAAAGGTATAGCTATTGCTATGCTCATGTTTGTGACTGCGACTGTATGCGCTCAAAGGGAGCGAGTAAAAGGAAGTAGAAATGTGAAAGATGTATCTGAAGTATTACGCCCATTTACAGATATTAAAGTAACAGATGGTCTAGAAGTAACACTTATAGCAGATTCTCAACCAGGCTATGATCTTGAGATGGATGATAACCTTATAGAACTCATAAGCTTTGATGTGCGTGATAGTCTATTGTTAGTTTCGGCTAGAAAAGATATCAGAAGTGCAAAACGTCTTAATATTACCGTGCGTTTTGTTACGCTCAATTCTGTAAGTCTAGATGCTAAGAGTAAAGTGAAAGCGCAATCCATTCTTAAAGCAGATTCTTTTACAGGAAACTTTCTAGATGATAGCCAGTTTCAAGGGGAGATAAAAGCAACCCAAGCTACCATAACGGCAAATTCAAATTCAAAAATAGAGATGGATTATATGGGAGATGATCTGACTGTGAGTGTTACAGATAACGCTTTCGCGAAAGCAGATATCAACACTAAAAAATTCACGCTCTCGGCATCTGAAAGAACAGACCTAGAGTTAATGGGAAATGCTCAAACGGTAACGCTGGATTTAAAAGATAATGCAGAGTGTAGAGCTCAAACTTTTAATACAGATGTGATTAATGTAATAGGCGTAGGAAGCACAACAACAATTGTAACTGCAGATCAAGAGATTGTTGTAGATCTTGCAGATAAAGCACAACTTCAAGTATATGGTGAACCTAAATTAACGATAGAACGTTTTACAGGAACTTCAAAAATCTTAAAGAAAGAGGAATAG
- the mscL gene encoding large-conductance mechanosensitive channel protein MscL has translation MAGFIQEFKNFAIKGNMIDMAVGIIIGTAFNNVVNTIVKKVVMPPLSLLTDGINLSDRKYLLRAAEGEVTEIAIGYGELIEVSIDFLVIAITIFVVIKGINRFKDKAEDPKNTEEKTPKNIELLSNIEHLMQEQNKLLKARNGS, from the coding sequence ATGGCTGGATTTATTCAAGAATTCAAAAATTTTGCGATTAAGGGTAACATGATTGACATGGCAGTAGGTATTATTATAGGCACTGCTTTTAATAATGTGGTAAATACTATTGTAAAAAAAGTAGTGATGCCACCACTTTCGTTACTTACAGATGGTATAAACCTATCCGATAGAAAATACCTTTTACGTGCAGCCGAAGGGGAAGTGACAGAGATAGCAATAGGTTATGGAGAGCTTATTGAGGTGTCCATAGATTTTTTGGTAATCGCAATTACCATTTTTGTAGTGATTAAAGGAATAAATAGATTTAAGGATAAAGCAGAAGATCCTAAAAATACAGAAGAAAAAACTCCTAAAAATATTGAGCTCCTTTCAAATATTGAACATCTTATGCAAGAGCAAAATAAGTTGCTAAAGGCTCGCAATGGCTCATAA
- a CDS encoding MFS transporter — protein sequence MKEQLKKGDKKLLNAWAFYDWANSTYSLVIASAIFPLFYGALFRGAGIEEIEVFGMMLRRSPLIFYTTAVAFLIVAIISPILSGVADYLGNKKFFLKLFCYLGAFSTIGLYWFSLEHIYLSLTLYALGLIGFWGSLVFYNSYLPDIAHPEQHDKISAKGYSLGYIGSVLLLVVCLAMILGYETFGFEDEGFPTRLSFVLTGVWWIGFSQYTYAYLPQGNQAQGKLTKDVFFNGFKELRAIWSSMQDQLRLKKYLIAFFVYSMAVQTVMLAAAYFGEQELEWGSDSERTTGLIVSILLIQLVAVLGAILTSKLSARVGNIKALVIINIIWIVICGWAYFVYTPFQFYITAGFVGLVMGGIQSLSRSTYAKFLPETEDTTSYFSFYDVAEKIGIIIGMFLYGFIEELTGSMRYSIVFLILFFAAGVLLLLRVPKDRTVIT from the coding sequence ATGAAAGAACAACTCAAAAAAGGTGACAAGAAATTATTAAATGCTTGGGCATTTTATGACTGGGCAAACTCCACCTACAGTCTTGTCATTGCATCTGCTATATTTCCATTATTTTATGGAGCTCTTTTTAGAGGAGCCGGTATAGAAGAGATTGAAGTTTTTGGGATGATGCTGCGTCGTAGCCCGCTTATATTTTATACCACAGCGGTTGCCTTTTTAATAGTAGCTATTATTTCTCCTATTCTCTCTGGAGTGGCAGATTATCTGGGCAATAAGAAATTCTTTTTAAAACTCTTTTGCTATCTAGGAGCTTTCTCTACAATAGGTTTATACTGGTTTAGCCTTGAGCATATATACTTGAGTCTTACGTTATACGCATTGGGACTTATAGGTTTCTGGGGAAGTCTAGTTTTTTACAATTCATACTTGCCAGATATTGCGCATCCGGAGCAGCATGATAAGATAAGTGCAAAGGGATATTCCCTAGGGTACATAGGGAGCGTGCTGCTACTTGTAGTTTGTCTAGCAATGATACTTGGGTATGAAACATTTGGTTTTGAAGACGAAGGTTTCCCCACACGTTTATCATTTGTTCTTACTGGAGTCTGGTGGATAGGTTTTAGTCAGTATACCTACGCCTATTTGCCTCAAGGAAATCAAGCACAAGGAAAGCTTACCAAAGATGTATTCTTTAATGGCTTTAAGGAGTTAAGAGCTATTTGGTCGTCTATGCAAGACCAACTACGTCTTAAAAAGTATCTTATCGCCTTTTTTGTATACAGTATGGCCGTACAGACAGTGATGCTTGCTGCAGCATATTTTGGAGAGCAAGAACTAGAGTGGGGTAGTGATAGCGAGCGCACGACGGGATTAATTGTGAGTATACTTTTAATACAACTTGTAGCAGTGCTGGGAGCTATACTTACTTCAAAACTTTCGGCGCGTGTGGGTAATATAAAGGCACTGGTAATTATTAATATTATTTGGATCGTAATTTGTGGCTGGGCATACTTTGTGTATACGCCGTTCCAATTTTACATTACTGCTGGGTTTGTAGGTTTAGTAATGGGTGGTATACAATCACTATCACGATCTACCTATGCTAAGTTTTTACCAGAAACAGAGGACACCACCTCATACTTCAGCTTTTATGATGTTGCCGAGAAAATAGGGATCATCATCGGTATGTTTCTATATGGTTTCATAGAGGAACTTACTGGAAGCATGCGCTATTCGATTGTGTTTTTAATTTTATTTTTTGCAGCAGGTGTCTTACTATTACTTCGAGTGCCTAAAGACAGAACGGTAATTACGTAG
- a CDS encoding M48 family metallopeptidase, translating to MKLKNTFVLIMTLLLVCACKTSPFTGKKTLNFVSNDQLFPMAFQQYDAFLSENNVITGTADANMVKRVGEKIAVAAERYLTALGEPGYLQDYRWEYNLVKDEAVNAWCMPGGKIVVYTGILPITQSETGLAMVMGHELAHALADHGAQRMSAAQLQQYGGVATAIAVGGQDQAKQQQIMQLYGIGSQVGGMLPFSRSHETQADEIGIVIAAIAGYNPDEAAELWKRMKAASGGEAPPQIMSTHPSSDSRIANLTAKAPMARAEAAKFGVTSFK from the coding sequence ATGAAACTTAAAAATACATTTGTTCTTATCATGACTTTACTTCTTGTATGTGCATGTAAGACAAGCCCGTTTACAGGCAAGAAGACACTTAACTTTGTAAGTAACGATCAGTTATTTCCAATGGCATTCCAGCAGTATGACGCATTTCTATCTGAAAATAATGTGATTACTGGAACAGCAGATGCTAATATGGTAAAGCGTGTAGGTGAAAAAATAGCCGTAGCAGCAGAGCGTTACCTTACGGCATTAGGAGAGCCTGGATATTTACAAGATTACCGCTGGGAATATAATCTAGTAAAAGATGAAGCAGTAAATGCCTGGTGTATGCCAGGAGGAAAGATTGTAGTGTACACTGGGATTTTACCAATTACTCAATCTGAAACTGGACTTGCCATGGTAATGGGACATGAGCTTGCTCACGCACTTGCAGATCACGGTGCACAACGTATGAGTGCTGCACAATTACAACAATATGGAGGTGTTGCCACTGCTATTGCGGTAGGAGGTCAAGATCAAGCAAAGCAGCAGCAAATCATGCAACTTTATGGTATAGGTTCACAAGTAGGAGGGATGCTTCCTTTCTCACGTAGCCATGAAACTCAAGCAGACGAGATAGGTATTGTAATCGCTGCTATAGCTGGATACAACCCTGATGAAGCAGCAGAGTTATGGAAACGTATGAAAGCTGCAAGTGGAGGTGAAGCACCACCACAGATTATGAGTACGCACCCATCATCAGATAGTCGTATTGCAAATCTTACTGCCAAAGCGCCAATGGCCAGAGCAGAAGCTGCAAAATTTGGCGTGACGAGCTTCAAATAA
- a CDS encoding glycoside hydrolase family 31 protein, whose translation MIVNTELEQKGNQFPKKVVDVKQETDILYFTTSNEVILELTVLRDSVIRFRFATGGVFEPDFSYAIDEDAPRGYNHLELTDDDNYYHVNTAKLHIRIEKESLQTSIYDTEGNLINEDELGFHYEESFQYGGNIVKMSKKAQHAESYYGLGDKPMHSNLRGKRVHNWATDQYAFAKDQDPIYKAVPFYIGLHQKKAYGVFFDNTFKTYFDFAHERMGVTSFWAQGGEMNYYFIYGPEMPDVVASYTNLTGVPELPPLWALGYHQCKWSYFPESNVKEIASKFRELKIPCDGIYLDIDYMDGWRCFTWNKDHFPDPKRMVKELADDGFKTIVIIDPGIKIDKDYWVYNEGVENDYFCKRADGPAMKGKVWPGECNFPDYTNPEVRDWWAGLFKELIQDVGVKGVWNDMNEPAVMEVPGKTFPPDVRHNYDGHPCSHLKAHNIYGTQMARATYEGVKKFAYPKRPFVITRSAYSGAQRYTSSWTGDNVASWEHLWVANIQVQRMCISGMSFTGTDIGGFAEQPTGELYARWIQLGVFHPFCRTHSSGHHGDQEPWTFDEGVTDIARKFINLRYRLLPYLYTMFYEYIKKGTPLLKPLVYFDQDDAQTHYRTDEFIFGHHILVCPILEPNAKGRRMYVPRGQWYNYWTKQIVQGGKEQWVDADIDEMPLFVKEGTILPKYPIQQYVGELEIEQVELEVYYGLGKNASKLYEDAQDGYDYKKDRYSYRTFKMVGREKDWIIQQHKRGDFITTYDTFRIHLIGLPFEITTIELDNEEISMEDVHFDPKACALIIKKDFTELHLSGI comes from the coding sequence ATGATTGTAAATACCGAATTAGAGCAAAAAGGGAATCAATTTCCTAAAAAGGTGGTAGATGTCAAACAAGAGACAGATATCTTATATTTTACTACCTCAAATGAGGTGATTTTAGAACTTACTGTGCTGCGAGATAGTGTGATACGTTTTCGCTTTGCAACAGGTGGCGTTTTTGAGCCAGACTTTTCTTATGCGATAGATGAAGATGCTCCTCGTGGCTACAATCATCTAGAGCTTACAGATGATGATAACTATTATCATGTAAACACCGCAAAGCTTCATATACGTATTGAAAAAGAGAGCCTACAGACCAGTATTTATGATACAGAAGGTAATCTCATAAACGAAGACGAATTAGGTTTTCACTATGAGGAGAGCTTCCAGTATGGAGGTAATATAGTTAAGATGAGTAAGAAGGCGCAGCATGCTGAGTCCTATTACGGGCTAGGTGATAAGCCTATGCATTCTAACTTACGAGGAAAACGAGTACATAACTGGGCAACAGATCAATATGCATTTGCAAAGGATCAAGATCCTATATATAAAGCCGTCCCTTTTTACATAGGGCTACATCAAAAGAAGGCATACGGTGTGTTTTTTGACAACACCTTTAAAACTTATTTTGATTTTGCTCATGAGCGTATGGGAGTTACAAGCTTTTGGGCTCAAGGAGGTGAGATGAATTATTACTTCATCTATGGTCCTGAGATGCCAGATGTGGTAGCGAGTTATACAAACCTTACAGGAGTTCCTGAGTTGCCACCGTTATGGGCACTGGGGTATCACCAGTGCAAGTGGAGTTATTTTCCAGAAAGCAATGTAAAGGAGATTGCAAGTAAATTTCGCGAACTCAAAATTCCTTGTGATGGGATTTATCTAGACATCGATTATATGGATGGCTGGAGATGTTTTACATGGAATAAAGATCATTTTCCTGACCCTAAGAGAATGGTAAAAGAACTAGCAGATGATGGTTTTAAAACCATTGTGATCATAGATCCAGGGATTAAAATAGATAAAGATTATTGGGTTTATAATGAAGGTGTAGAAAATGACTACTTCTGTAAACGCGCAGATGGTCCAGCTATGAAAGGTAAAGTATGGCCGGGAGAGTGTAATTTTCCTGATTATACAAACCCTGAGGTACGCGATTGGTGGGCTGGTTTATTCAAAGAGCTTATTCAAGATGTAGGCGTAAAAGGAGTGTGGAATGATATGAATGAGCCTGCAGTGATGGAGGTTCCAGGAAAAACATTTCCTCCAGATGTGCGTCATAATTACGACGGGCACCCTTGTAGCCACTTAAAAGCACATAATATTTACGGTACTCAAATGGCTCGCGCTACTTATGAAGGAGTGAAGAAATTTGCGTATCCTAAACGTCCTTTTGTAATCACAAGGTCTGCATACTCAGGAGCGCAACGTTACACAAGTTCTTGGACGGGTGATAACGTGGCTAGCTGGGAGCATTTATGGGTAGCAAATATCCAAGTGCAACGTATGTGTATCTCAGGGATGAGTTTTACAGGTACAGATATAGGAGGATTTGCAGAGCAACCTACGGGAGAGCTTTATGCTAGATGGATACAGCTAGGAGTTTTTCATCCTTTCTGCCGTACACACTCCTCTGGGCATCATGGAGACCAAGAGCCGTGGACCTTTGACGAAGGTGTGACAGATATCGCTCGTAAATTTATCAACTTGCGTTATAGATTATTACCTTATTTATATACTATGTTTTATGAGTATATCAAGAAAGGCACGCCATTATTAAAGCCGCTTGTATATTTTGATCAAGATGATGCGCAAACGCATTATCGTACAGACGAGTTTATCTTTGGACATCATATTCTAGTTTGTCCGATACTAGAGCCAAATGCTAAAGGACGTCGTATGTACGTTCCTAGAGGACAATGGTATAACTACTGGACTAAGCAAATTGTACAAGGAGGTAAAGAGCAGTGGGTGGATGCAGATATTGACGAGATGCCATTGTTTGTAAAAGAAGGAACCATCTTACCTAAGTATCCTATACAGCAATATGTAGGAGAGCTTGAGATAGAGCAAGTAGAACTTGAGGTGTACTACGGTCTAGGTAAAAATGCTTCAAAATTATATGAAGATGCTCAAGATGGATACGATTATAAAAAAGATCGTTACAGTTACCGCACCTTCAAAATGGTAGGTAGAGAGAAAGACTGGATTATACAACAGCACAAACGTGGGGACTTTATTACTACATATGACACTTTTAGAATACACTTAATAGGTTTACCGTTTGAAATCACGACTATAGAGTTAGATAATGAAGAGATTTCTATGGAAGATGTGCATTTTGACCCGAAAGCTTGTGCTTTAATCATTAAGAAAGATTTCACAGAGCTACACCTAAGCGGTATTTAA
- the glgB gene encoding 1,4-alpha-glucan branching protein GlgB, whose amino-acid sequence MAEVIAHSLFTAFDIDLFKGGKHYRLHDKMGSHAITVDGVDGTYFSVWAPSAKRVSVVGNFNYWNEDEHILNVRWDGSGIWEGFIPKVSHGEVYKYKIHSNHNGVVTEKADPYARRAEHPPQTASVVYKTNHNWKDGAWMKKRHKHNSLSAPYSVYEMHLGSWRRKQEERNRSLSYTELASELVAYVKELNFTHVEFMPVMEHPYDPSWGYQITGYFAPTSRFGYPEELMTLIDALHQNDIGVILDWVPSHFPEDAHGLGNFDGTACYEHPDRKKGWHPDWKSLIFNYERSEVRSFLISNALFWLEQYHVDGLRVDAVASMLYLDYSREEGEWEPNDQGGRENLAVISFLKELNAEVYASFPDVQTIAEESTNFPAVSRPVFSGGLGFGMKWMMGWMHDSLAYFKRDTIYRNHHHNEISFSMTYGFTENFMLPLSHDEVVYGKNSIIGRMPGDEWQRFANLRLLYTYMYTHPGGKLLFMGSEFGQGTEWNFQEQLDWYVLEYDIHKAALSAFKDINGLYTSTPALYEKQFEPEGFEWIAHDDNTNAVLSYIRRGNDENSVVVCVFNMTPTPQPQYRIGLPFKGSLREIYNSDASKYAGTGDYHNKALDVTQTSWNGKDHSAVVKIGPLAGVIFELKK is encoded by the coding sequence ATGGCAGAAGTAATAGCACATAGCTTATTTACAGCATTTGACATTGACCTTTTTAAGGGAGGAAAACACTACCGTCTCCATGATAAAATGGGTAGTCACGCCATAACTGTAGACGGTGTAGATGGAACTTATTTTTCCGTATGGGCACCTAGTGCAAAACGCGTATCTGTAGTAGGTAATTTTAATTACTGGAATGAGGACGAGCATATTCTCAACGTACGATGGGATGGAAGCGGGATTTGGGAAGGTTTTATCCCAAAAGTATCTCATGGTGAAGTATACAAATACAAAATTCACTCCAACCACAACGGTGTTGTTACAGAAAAGGCAGACCCGTATGCGAGACGAGCAGAGCACCCACCTCAAACCGCTTCTGTAGTTTATAAAACAAATCATAACTGGAAGGATGGTGCGTGGATGAAAAAACGCCACAAGCATAATAGTCTTAGTGCACCTTACTCGGTGTATGAGATGCACCTAGGGAGTTGGAGAAGAAAGCAGGAAGAAAGAAACCGCAGCCTTAGTTATACCGAACTAGCCAGCGAACTCGTGGCTTACGTAAAAGAATTAAACTTTACACATGTGGAGTTTATGCCAGTAATGGAGCATCCCTATGATCCTAGTTGGGGTTATCAAATTACAGGATATTTTGCGCCTACCTCTCGATTTGGATATCCTGAGGAGTTAATGACTTTGATAGATGCGTTGCATCAAAATGACATTGGAGTAATTTTAGACTGGGTACCTTCTCATTTTCCAGAAGATGCGCACGGTCTTGGTAACTTTGATGGGACAGCCTGTTACGAGCACCCAGATAGAAAGAAAGGATGGCATCCCGACTGGAAGTCACTTATATTCAATTACGAACGTAGTGAAGTGAGAAGCTTCTTGATTAGTAATGCGCTCTTCTGGTTAGAGCAATATCACGTAGATGGCTTGAGAGTAGATGCTGTAGCTTCTATGCTTTACCTCGATTATAGTAGGGAAGAAGGCGAGTGGGAGCCTAATGATCAAGGAGGGAGAGAAAACCTCGCTGTAATTTCGTTTCTAAAGGAGCTTAATGCAGAGGTGTATGCTAGTTTTCCAGATGTTCAAACCATTGCAGAGGAGTCTACTAATTTTCCAGCAGTGAGTAGGCCAGTATTTTCAGGAGGTTTAGGTTTTGGGATGAAGTGGATGATGGGATGGATGCACGATAGCCTTGCTTACTTTAAAAGAGATACTATCTATAGAAATCATCACCACAATGAGATTAGCTTCTCAATGACCTATGGTTTTACAGAAAACTTTATGCTACCCTTATCTCATGATGAGGTGGTTTATGGTAAAAATTCTATTATAGGTAGAATGCCTGGTGATGAGTGGCAACGCTTTGCAAATCTTCGTCTTCTGTATACCTATATGTATACGCATCCGGGTGGGAAATTGCTATTTATGGGAAGCGAATTTGGTCAAGGTACAGAGTGGAATTTTCAAGAACAACTAGATTGGTACGTGCTAGAATATGATATTCACAAAGCAGCACTAAGTGCTTTTAAAGATATTAATGGTCTGTATACAAGTACACCAGCATTGTACGAGAAGCAATTTGAACCAGAAGGTTTTGAATGGATTGCACATGACGATAATACAAATGCCGTACTAAGTTACATTAGAAGGGGCAATGATGAGAATAGTGTAGTTGTGTGTGTGTTTAATATGACACCTACACCCCAACCTCAGTATCGCATAGGGTTACCTTTTAAAGGAAGCTTACGCGAAATATATAACAGCGACGCAAGTAAGTATGCTGGTACTGGTGATTATCATAACAAAGCATTAGATGTTACCCAAACCTCTTGGAATGGAAAAGATCACTCGGCGGTGGTGAAAATAGGGCCTTTGGCGGGAGTGATTTTTGAATTGAAGAAGTAG
- a CDS encoding glucose-1-phosphate adenylyltransferase, protein MNKEVLAIILGGGQGSRLYPLTAQRSKPAVPIAGKYRLVDIPISNCLNSNIKRMFVLTQFNSASLNKHIKHTYQFSYFSDAFVDILAAEQTPENKGWFQGTADAVRQCLHHFKGYESDYIMILSGDQLYQMDFNEMLDAHKASGAEISIASLPVNAKDATSFGILKTKDDNMIDSFIEKPAAELLPEWESEVSPAMKSEGKHYLASMGIYIFNKDLLINLLEGTDTMDFGKEIIPQSIENHKVLSYAYEGYWTDIGNIDSFFEANIDLTSDIPKFNLFNKGQSILTRPRVLPPTKISGTTLEKSIVAEGSIVHGSRIANSVIGIRSRIGKGTVIENCYVMGSNRFLDLEEINSARDKGIPHVGIGDRCFITNCIIDKNAKIGDDVRITGGKHLDDVETDTYVVRDGIVVVKNGATIVSGTTI, encoded by the coding sequence ATGAATAAGGAAGTACTAGCAATAATATTAGGGGGCGGTCAAGGCTCAAGATTATATCCACTCACAGCACAAAGATCAAAACCCGCAGTTCCCATAGCAGGAAAATATCGTCTAGTAGATATTCCTATTTCAAATTGTTTGAATTCCAATATTAAAAGGATGTTTGTGTTAACTCAGTTTAACTCGGCTTCCCTTAATAAGCATATTAAGCACACTTATCAATTTTCATATTTTTCTGACGCATTTGTAGATATTCTTGCAGCTGAGCAAACTCCAGAAAATAAAGGTTGGTTTCAAGGCACTGCAGATGCTGTAAGACAGTGTTTACACCACTTTAAAGGTTATGAGTCTGATTATATTATGATACTCTCTGGAGATCAATTATATCAGATGGATTTTAATGAAATGCTAGATGCTCATAAGGCTTCTGGAGCAGAGATAAGTATTGCATCACTGCCGGTAAATGCAAAAGACGCGACATCGTTTGGTATTCTCAAAACTAAAGATGACAATATGATTGACTCTTTCATAGAAAAACCAGCTGCCGAACTTCTTCCAGAATGGGAATCTGAAGTTTCACCAGCAATGAAGAGCGAGGGTAAACACTATCTCGCATCTATGGGGATTTATATTTTTAATAAAGATTTATTGATTAATCTGCTAGAGGGGACGGATACCATGGATTTTGGAAAAGAGATTATTCCGCAATCTATAGAAAACCATAAGGTACTTAGTTATGCCTATGAAGGGTATTGGACAGATATAGGGAATATCGATTCCTTTTTTGAGGCAAACATAGATCTAACGTCAGATATACCTAAGTTTAATTTATTTAATAAAGGGCAAAGTATCTTAACGAGACCACGTGTATTACCACCAACAAAAATCTCTGGAACAACGCTTGAAAAATCTATAGTAGCGGAGGGTAGTATCGTACATGGTAGTCGTATTGCAAATTCTGTCATAGGAATACGATCACGTATAGGTAAAGGTACAGTTATAGAAAATTGTTACGTGATGGGAAGTAATCGCTTCTTAGATCTTGAAGAGATTAACTCCGCTCGTGATAAAGGAATCCCACACGTAGGTATAGGAGATCGCTGTTTTATAACTAACTGTATTATTGATAAAAATGCAAAAATAGGTGACGATGTTCGTATTACTGGAGGAAAGCATCTAGACGATGTAGAAACAGATACTTATGTAGTGCGGGATGGCATCGTGGTTGTAAAGAATGGAGCTACTATAGTGTCAGGAACAACTATTTAA